A DNA window from Pseudomonas sp. B21-056 contains the following coding sequences:
- a CDS encoding SDR family oxidoreductase, translated as MQNRMMITGAGSGLGREIALRWAREGWRLALSDVSEPGLQETLRLVRDAGGDGFVQRCDVRDYSQLTAFAQACEEKFGGIDIIVNNAGVASGGFFSELSLEDWDWQIAINLMGVVKGCKAFLPLLEKSQGKIINIASMAALMQGPAMSNYNVAKAGVLALSESLLVELAQQEIGVHVVCPSFFQTNLLDSFRGPTPAMKAQVGKLLESSPITAADIADYIFEQVAQGEFMILPHEQGRMAWAMKQKNPQLLYDEMTVMADKMRAKARQNPT; from the coding sequence ATGCAAAATCGCATGATGATCACCGGTGCCGGCTCGGGCCTGGGCCGCGAAATCGCGCTGCGCTGGGCCCGCGAAGGCTGGCGCCTGGCCTTGTCGGATGTCAGTGAGCCAGGTCTTCAGGAAACCCTCAGGCTGGTACGCGATGCTGGCGGCGACGGCTTCGTCCAACGCTGCGATGTGCGCGATTACAGTCAGCTGACGGCGTTCGCCCAGGCCTGCGAAGAGAAATTCGGCGGTATCGACATCATCGTCAACAACGCCGGCGTGGCCTCGGGTGGATTTTTCAGTGAATTGTCCCTGGAAGACTGGGATTGGCAGATCGCGATCAACCTGATGGGGGTGGTCAAGGGCTGCAAGGCGTTCCTGCCGTTGCTGGAAAAAAGCCAGGGCAAGATCATCAACATCGCCTCCATGGCAGCCCTGATGCAGGGACCGGCCATGAGTAACTACAACGTGGCCAAGGCTGGCGTGCTGGCGTTGTCGGAAAGCCTGCTGGTGGAACTGGCGCAGCAGGAAATCGGCGTGCACGTGGTCTGTCCGTCGTTCTTCCAGACCAACCTGCTGGACTCTTTCCGTGGCCCGACCCCGGCCATGAAGGCCCAGGTGGGCAAGTTGCTGGAAAGTTCGCCCATCACCGCCGCTGACATTGCTGACTACATCTTTGAGCAAGTGGCCCAGGGTGAGTTCATGATCCTGCCCCACGAACAGGGACGCATGGCCTGGGCGATGAAGCAGAAGAACCCGCAACTGCTGTACGACGAAATGACCGTCATGGCCGACAAGATGCGCGCCAAGGCCAGACAGAACCCAACTTGA
- a CDS encoding cytochrome c-type biogenesis protein: protein MKRWLSAFVLGLSLAGVAHAAIDTYEFASEGERERFRELTKELRCPKCQNQDIADSNAPIAADLRKEIFRMLGEGKDNQQIIDFMVDRYGEFVRYNPALSSKTALLWFGPAGLLLGGFVVIALIVRRRRVQRTAAPDTLSVEERQRLDQLLDNTKHD from the coding sequence ATGAAGCGCTGGTTATCCGCCTTCGTCCTGGGGTTGAGTCTCGCCGGCGTGGCCCACGCCGCCATCGACACCTACGAATTCGCCAGCGAGGGCGAGCGCGAGCGGTTTCGCGAGCTGACCAAGGAACTGCGCTGCCCCAAGTGCCAGAACCAGGACATCGCCGACTCCAACGCCCCGATTGCCGCCGACCTGCGCAAGGAAATCTTCCGCATGCTCGGCGAGGGCAAGGACAACCAGCAGATCATCGACTTCATGGTGGATCGCTACGGTGAGTTCGTGCGCTACAACCCGGCCCTGTCTTCCAAGACCGCGCTGCTCTGGTTCGGCCCCGCCGGGTTGTTGCTCGGCGGCTTCGTGGTGATCGCGCTGATCGTGCGCCGCCGTCGGGTCCAGCGCACGGCCGCCCCGGACACGCTTTCCGTCGAAGAGCGCCAGCGCCTCGACCAACTGTTGGATAACACCAAGCATGATTGA
- the speE gene encoding polyamine aminopropyltransferase: MTTTPAGDYLETLYEGYGQRFRMDKLLHEVRTEHQHLVIFENPRMGRVMALDGVIQTTEADEFIYHEMLTHVPILAHGKAKRVLIIGGGDGGMLREVTKHLGVEHITMVEIDGTVVDMCKEFLPNHSKGAYDDPRLNLVIDDGMRFVSTTQEKFDVIISDSTDPIGPGEVLFSENFYQACHRCLNDGGILVTQNGTPFMQLAEVQTTAGRLRGLFADWHFYQAAVPTYIGGAMTFAWGSTDSAYRKLSRETLHERFIGSGIVTRYYNPEIHLGAFAMPQYVLRAINKPSND; this comes from the coding sequence ATGACGACCACCCCGGCCGGCGACTACCTGGAAACCCTCTACGAAGGCTACGGCCAGCGTTTCCGGATGGACAAGCTGTTGCACGAAGTGCGCACCGAACACCAGCACCTGGTGATCTTCGAGAACCCGCGCATGGGTCGGGTGATGGCCCTCGATGGCGTGATCCAGACCACCGAAGCCGATGAGTTCATCTACCACGAGATGCTGACCCACGTGCCGATCCTCGCCCACGGCAAGGCCAAGCGTGTGCTGATCATCGGCGGCGGCGATGGCGGCATGTTGCGGGAAGTGACCAAGCACCTGGGCGTCGAGCACATCACCATGGTGGAAATCGACGGCACCGTGGTGGACATGTGCAAGGAATTCCTGCCCAACCATTCCAAGGGCGCCTACGACGACCCGCGACTGAACCTGGTGATCGACGATGGCATGCGCTTCGTCTCCACCACCCAGGAGAAGTTCGACGTGATCATTTCCGACTCCACCGACCCGATCGGCCCGGGCGAAGTATTGTTCTCGGAGAACTTCTACCAGGCTTGCCATCGCTGCCTGAACGACGGCGGCATCCTGGTGACCCAGAACGGCACGCCGTTCATGCAACTGGCTGAAGTGCAGACCACCGCCGGGCGCCTGCGAGGCCTGTTTGCCGACTGGCACTTCTACCAGGCTGCCGTGCCGACCTACATCGGTGGCGCCATGACCTTCGCCTGGGGCTCGACCGACAGCGCTTATCGCAAACTGTCCCGTGAAACCCTGCACGAGCGGTTCATCGGCAGTGGCATCGTCACCCGCTACTACAACCCTGAGATTCATCTCGGTGCGTTTGCCATGCCACAGTATGTATTGCGGGCGATCAACAAGCCGAGTAACGACTGA
- the ngg gene encoding N-acetylglutaminylglutamine synthetase, producing the protein MKPHTTLHNQRLLRGQAPSYERLQARLAVDGSELGADPIAVHCGWGRLLIGHTFPDPATLGRELLNEQPGERDIALYVAAPQQVLGLEPAQLFLDPSDTLRLWFSDYRQATRVFRGFRIRRAQNDTDWQAINQLYQARGMLPVDPLRLTPRHQGGPVYWLAEDEDTGAVIGSVMGLNHQKAFNDPENGSSLWCLAVDPQCSRPGVGEVLVRHLIEHFMSRGLSYLDLSVLHDNRLAKNLYAKLGFRNLSTFAIKRKNGINQPLFLGPGPEAQFNPYARIIVEEAHRRGIEVQVDDVEGGLFTLIHGSRRVRCRESLSDLTSAISMTLCQNKSLTHKMLKNAGLNLPAQQLAGNADDNLAFLDEHERVVVKPLDGEQGQGVAVDLRTIEEVQSAIEAARQFDSRVLLESFHEGLDLRILAINFEVVAAAIRRPAEVIGDGQHTIGALIEAQSRRRQAATGGESKIPMDAETQRTLNAAGYDYDSVLPAGEHLFVRRTANLHTGGVLEDVTGILHPTLADAAVRAARALDIPMVGLDLLVPAADQAEYVFIEANERAGLANHEPQPTAERFVDLLFPHSQGVV; encoded by the coding sequence ATGAAACCCCACACAACGCTTCACAATCAACGGCTGCTGCGTGGCCAGGCGCCTTCCTACGAACGCTTGCAGGCGCGGCTGGCCGTAGACGGCAGTGAATTGGGCGCCGACCCGATTGCGGTGCATTGCGGCTGGGGCCGACTGCTGATCGGCCACACCTTCCCGGACCCGGCGACCCTGGGCCGGGAACTGCTCAACGAACAACCCGGCGAACGTGACATTGCCCTGTATGTCGCTGCCCCGCAGCAAGTGCTGGGGCTGGAGCCGGCGCAGTTGTTCCTCGACCCTTCCGACACGCTGCGCCTGTGGTTCAGCGACTACCGGCAAGCCACCCGGGTGTTTCGCGGTTTCCGGATTCGCCGGGCCCAGAACGACACCGATTGGCAGGCCATCAACCAGCTCTACCAGGCTCGCGGCATGCTGCCGGTCGATCCCCTGCGCTTGACCCCGCGGCATCAGGGCGGGCCGGTCTACTGGCTGGCCGAAGACGAGGACACCGGCGCGGTGATCGGCAGCGTCATGGGCCTCAATCACCAGAAAGCCTTCAACGACCCGGAAAACGGCAGCAGCCTCTGGTGCCTGGCCGTGGACCCGCAGTGTTCACGGCCGGGGGTCGGCGAAGTGCTGGTGCGTCATCTCATCGAGCATTTCATGAGCCGCGGCTTGAGTTACCTCGACCTGTCGGTGCTGCATGACAATCGCCTGGCCAAGAACCTTTACGCCAAGCTCGGCTTTCGCAACCTGTCGACCTTCGCCATCAAGCGCAAGAATGGCATCAACCAGCCACTGTTCCTGGGGCCTGGGCCCGAAGCGCAGTTCAATCCCTATGCACGGATCATTGTCGAGGAGGCGCACCGCCGGGGCATCGAAGTGCAGGTGGACGACGTCGAAGGTGGGTTGTTTACCTTGATCCACGGCAGTCGCCGGGTCCGTTGCCGCGAATCCCTGAGCGACCTGACCAGCGCCATCAGCATGACCTTGTGCCAGAACAAAAGCCTGACCCATAAAATGCTGAAGAACGCCGGACTCAACCTCCCGGCGCAACAATTGGCCGGCAATGCCGACGACAACCTGGCATTTCTCGATGAACACGAGCGGGTGGTGGTCAAGCCGCTGGACGGTGAGCAGGGCCAGGGCGTGGCGGTAGACCTGCGCACCATCGAAGAAGTGCAGAGCGCCATCGAAGCCGCCCGGCAGTTCGATAGCCGGGTGCTGCTGGAAAGCTTTCACGAAGGGCTGGACCTGCGCATCCTGGCGATCAACTTTGAAGTGGTGGCGGCGGCGATCCGGCGTCCGGCGGAAGTCATCGGCGACGGCCAGCACACCATCGGTGCCTTGATCGAAGCCCAGAGCCGTCGACGGCAGGCGGCCACCGGGGGTGAAAGCAAGATTCCGATGGACGCCGAAACCCAGCGCACGCTGAATGCCGCAGGGTATGACTACGACAGCGTGCTGCCGGCCGGCGAGCACTTGTTCGTACGACGCACGGCGAACCTTCATACAGGCGGCGTCCTGGAAGACGTCACCGGTATCCTTCATCCGACCTTGGCCGATGCGGCGGTACGTGCGGCACGCGCCCTGGACATCCCCATGGTCGGCCTGGACCTGCTGGTGCCGGCTGCCGATCAAGCCGAATACGTGTTCATCGAAGCCAACGAGCGCGCCGGCCTGGCCAACCACGAACCACAACCCACTGCCGAACGCTTTGTGGACCTGTTGTTTCCCCATAGCCAGGGGGTGGTCTGA
- the csrA gene encoding carbon storage regulator CsrA: MLVLSRAVGELISIGDDISVRVLSVSGTTVRFGVEAPRHIEVHRFEIYEKIQRKKNQVARKACSVK; the protein is encoded by the coding sequence ATGCTCGTACTCAGCCGTGCTGTGGGTGAACTGATTTCCATCGGTGATGATATTTCCGTTCGTGTGCTGTCGGTCAGCGGCACCACCGTGCGGTTTGGCGTGGAAGCGCCGCGGCACATCGAGGTTCATCGCTTCGAAATATACGAAAAGATCCAGAGAAAGAAGAATCAGGTCGCCCGCAAGGCCTGTTCAGTCAAATAG
- a CDS encoding osmoprotectant NAGGN system M42 family peptidase, producing MISKIPEPNLEYLQKVLLEMLAIPSPTGFTDTIVRYVAERLEELGIDFEMTRRGTIRATLKGRKNSPDRAVSAHLDTIGATVRAIKDNGRLTLAPVGCWSSRFAEGSRVSLFTDTGVIRGSVLPLMASGHAFNTAVDEMPISWDHIELRLDAYCATRADCETLGVGVGDYVAFDPLPEFTESGHISARHLDDKAGVAALLAALKAIVDSGEELLIDCHPLFTITEETGSGAAAALPWDVSEFVGIDIAPVAPGQHSSEHAVSVAMQDSGGPYDYHLSRHLLKLAKENELPARRDLFRYYFSDAHSAVTAGHDIRTALLAFGCDATHGYERTHIDSLAALSRLLGAYILSPPVFASDAQPAQGSLDRFSHQLEHDAQMESDTRVPSVDSLVGQRSDN from the coding sequence ATGATCAGCAAAATCCCCGAACCGAATCTCGAATACCTGCAGAAAGTCCTGCTGGAAATGCTCGCCATCCCCAGTCCGACCGGCTTTACCGACACCATCGTGCGCTATGTGGCCGAACGCCTGGAAGAGTTGGGTATTGATTTTGAAATGACCCGCCGCGGTACGATCCGCGCCACCCTCAAGGGTCGCAAGAACAGCCCCGACCGCGCGGTTTCAGCCCACCTGGACACCATCGGCGCCACGGTGCGGGCCATCAAGGACAACGGTCGCCTGACCCTGGCGCCAGTGGGTTGCTGGTCCAGCCGGTTTGCCGAAGGCAGCCGGGTCAGCCTGTTCACCGACACCGGCGTGATCCGTGGCAGCGTGCTGCCCTTGATGGCGTCCGGGCACGCCTTCAACACCGCCGTGGATGAAATGCCCATCAGTTGGGATCACATCGAGTTGCGCCTGGACGCGTACTGCGCCACCCGCGCCGATTGCGAAACCCTGGGGGTCGGCGTCGGCGATTACGTCGCCTTCGATCCCCTGCCGGAATTCACCGAGAGCGGCCACATCAGTGCCCGCCACCTGGACGACAAGGCCGGGGTCGCGGCGTTGCTGGCGGCGCTCAAGGCGATTGTCGACAGCGGCGAAGAGCTGCTGATCGACTGTCACCCGCTGTTCACCATCACCGAGGAAACCGGCAGTGGCGCGGCCGCCGCGCTGCCTTGGGATGTCAGCGAATTCGTCGGCATCGACATCGCCCCGGTCGCCCCCGGCCAGCATTCCAGCGAACACGCCGTGAGCGTGGCGATGCAGGACTCCGGTGGCCCCTACGACTATCACCTGTCACGCCATCTGTTGAAGCTGGCCAAGGAGAACGAGCTGCCAGCACGCCGTGACCTGTTCCGCTACTACTTCAGCGACGCCCATTCGGCCGTCACTGCCGGCCATGACATCCGCACCGCCCTGCTCGCCTTCGGCTGCGACGCCACCCATGGCTACGAGCGCACCCACATCGACAGCCTGGCCGCCCTCAGCCGCCTGCTCGGTGCCTACATCCTCAGCCCACCGGTGTTTGCCAGCGATGCGCAACCGGCCCAGGGCTCCCTGGACCGCTTCAGCCACCAGCTCGAACACGATGCGCAGATGGAAAGCGATACCCGGGTGCCTTCGGTGGACAGCCTGGTGGGGCAGCGCTCGGATAACTGA
- a CDS encoding YnfA family protein — protein MLNYVWFFLAALFEIAGCYGFWMWLRQGKSAWWIAPALLCLTVFALLLTRVEATYAGRAYAAYGGIYIIASIAWLAVVERVRPLGSDWIGVALCVLGASVILFGPRFSAP, from the coding sequence ATGCTCAATTATGTGTGGTTCTTTCTCGCCGCGTTGTTCGAAATCGCCGGCTGCTACGGGTTCTGGATGTGGCTGCGCCAGGGCAAGAGCGCCTGGTGGATCGCACCGGCGTTGCTCTGCCTTACGGTGTTCGCCTTGTTGCTGACCCGTGTTGAAGCGACCTATGCCGGTCGTGCCTACGCCGCCTATGGCGGTATCTACATCATCGCCTCTATCGCCTGGCTGGCTGTGGTGGAGCGAGTCCGACCACTGGGTTCCGACTGGATCGGCGTGGCGCTCTGCGTGCTGGGCGCCAGTGTGATCCTGTTCGGCCCGCGTTTCTCGGCCCCTTGA
- the ccmI gene encoding c-type cytochrome biogenesis protein CcmI produces MIDFWLAAGLLLLIALSFLLIPVLRVRRAQREEDRTALNVALYQERVAELQAEQAEGVLNAAQLDTGRAEAARELLADTEGAAAPRESRMGKPLPLLAAVLVPVLGLGLYLHFGASDKVELTREFAQAPQSMEEMTQRLERAVAAQPDSAEGLYFLGRTYMAQDRPADAAKIYERTVAVAGRQPELLGQWAQAQYFADGKKWSDKVQALTDEALKLDPKEVTSLGLLGIAAFEGERYQDAIDYWGRLLAQLPEGDKSREALQGGIARATERLQAAGGKVAQAPAAKTAAVLKVRVDLAPALKAQVQPGDSVFIFARAVSGPPAPLAAKRLTVADLPVSVELGDADAMMPQLKLSNFPEVQLVARISRAGQPTSGEWIGRSQPLASSTTTPQQLTIDSPDQ; encoded by the coding sequence ATGATTGATTTCTGGCTCGCCGCAGGTCTGCTTCTTCTGATTGCCCTGAGTTTTCTGTTGATCCCGGTATTGCGGGTTCGTCGCGCCCAGCGGGAGGAGGACCGTACCGCGCTCAATGTGGCGCTGTATCAGGAGCGGGTCGCCGAGCTGCAGGCCGAACAGGCCGAGGGCGTGCTCAATGCCGCGCAACTGGACACCGGTCGCGCAGAAGCCGCCCGGGAACTGCTCGCCGATACCGAGGGCGCCGCAGCGCCGCGGGAGTCGCGCATGGGCAAACCGCTGCCGTTGCTCGCCGCCGTGTTGGTGCCGGTGCTGGGCCTGGGCTTGTACCTGCATTTCGGCGCCAGCGACAAGGTCGAGCTGACCCGCGAATTTGCCCAGGCGCCGCAGTCGATGGAAGAAATGACCCAGCGCCTGGAAAGGGCGGTGGCGGCACAACCGGATTCCGCCGAGGGTTTGTATTTTCTCGGTCGTACCTACATGGCCCAGGATCGGCCGGCGGATGCGGCGAAGATCTACGAGCGCACCGTGGCGGTGGCGGGTCGGCAGCCCGAGCTGCTGGGGCAGTGGGCCCAGGCGCAGTATTTTGCCGATGGCAAGAAATGGTCGGACAAGGTCCAGGCCCTGACCGACGAAGCACTGAAGCTCGATCCCAAGGAAGTCACCAGCCTGGGCCTGCTGGGCATCGCCGCGTTTGAAGGTGAGCGCTATCAGGACGCGATTGATTACTGGGGGCGTCTGCTGGCGCAACTGCCGGAGGGCGACAAATCCCGCGAGGCGTTGCAAGGCGGCATTGCCCGCGCCACCGAGAGGCTCCAGGCCGCTGGCGGCAAGGTTGCCCAGGCGCCGGCAGCGAAGACGGCAGCGGTGCTCAAGGTGCGTGTCGACCTGGCGCCGGCCCTCAAGGCCCAGGTCCAGCCGGGTGACAGCGTATTCATCTTTGCCCGCGCCGTTTCCGGCCCGCCGGCGCCGCTGGCGGCCAAGCGCCTGACCGTCGCCGATCTGCCGGTCAGTGTCGAGCTGGGGGACGCGGACGCGATGATGCCGCAACTGAAACTGTCGAACTTCCCTGAAGTCCAACTGGTGGCGCGTATTTCCCGCGCCGGTCAACCGACCTCCGGCGAATGGATCGGCCGCAGCCAGCCCCTGGCGAGCAGCACCACGACGCCGCAACAACTGACCATCGACAGCCCGGACCAATGA
- a CDS encoding DUF3309 family protein, translated as MGTILIIILILLLIGGLPVFPHSRSWGYGPSGIIGVVLVVLLILLLLGKI; from the coding sequence ATGGGCACGATACTCATCATTATCCTGATCCTCCTGCTGATCGGCGGCCTGCCGGTCTTCCCGCACTCCAGAAGTTGGGGTTACGGCCCGTCCGGTATCATCGGCGTAGTGTTAGTGGTGCTGTTGATCCTGCTGTTACTGGGCAAGATATAA
- a CDS encoding LTA synthase family protein, translating into MAIPDALSQQRSTHRLLQPTVKSHLAYTLLCALVMMVMFSLLRVALLVYNRQMILDTPASTFVEAFANGLRFDLRLVVYLSIPLLLALFSARAMAARGFFRFWLTVTSSIALFLGLMEMDFYREFHQRLNGLVFQYVKEDPKTVMSMLWYGFPVVRYLLAWAGGTIILSLAFKGADRATRPRGPFSGGSIGTRQIAPWYGRVAVFIVCLLVAVVAARGTLRQGPPLRWGDVYTTDSNFANQLGLNGTLSLVAAAKSRMSEDRDNIWKATLEQPLAQQTVRDMLVLPDDKLVDTTTAAVRRDYTPPADKTLPIKNVVVILMESMAGHSVGALGAPGNITPYLDKLSKEGLLFDRFFSNGTHTHQGMFATMACFPNLPGFEYLMQTPEGSHKLSGLPQLLSARDYDDVYVYNGDFAWDNQSGFFSNQGMTNFIGRNDFVNPVFSDPTWGVSDQDMFDRGLIELKARENGKPFYALLQTLSNHTPYALPTPLPVERVTDRGSLNEHLTAMRYADWALGQFFEKARKEPYFKETLFVVVGDHGFGNERQITEMDLGRFNVPMLLIGPGIQEKFGQRNHTVGTQVDIVPTIMGRIGGEVRNQCWGRDLLNLPEGDTGFGVIKPSGSDQTTAIIQGDRILVLPKEKEMGPKMFRYELGASPHAEVITDAPDTSQMKLRLESFLQTATKSLLDNTAGVVDGKPD; encoded by the coding sequence ATGGCAATCCCGGACGCCCTGAGTCAGCAGCGAAGCACTCATCGCTTGCTGCAACCGACCGTCAAATCGCACCTGGCCTACACATTGCTCTGCGCCCTGGTGATGATGGTGATGTTCAGCCTGCTGCGCGTGGCGCTGCTGGTCTATAACCGCCAGATGATCCTCGACACCCCGGCCTCGACCTTTGTCGAAGCCTTCGCCAATGGCCTGCGTTTCGACCTGCGCCTGGTGGTCTACCTCAGCATTCCGCTGCTGCTGGCGCTGTTCAGCGCCCGGGCCATGGCGGCCCGTGGCTTCTTCCGTTTCTGGCTGACCGTCACCTCCAGCATTGCGCTGTTCCTGGGTCTGATGGAGATGGACTTCTACCGTGAATTCCACCAGCGCCTCAACGGCCTGGTCTTCCAGTATGTGAAGGAAGATCCGAAAACCGTGATGAGCATGCTCTGGTACGGTTTCCCGGTAGTGCGCTACCTGCTGGCCTGGGCCGGCGGCACTATCATCCTGAGCCTGGCGTTCAAGGGCGCCGACCGTGCGACCCGGCCGCGCGGCCCGTTCAGCGGCGGCAGCATCGGCACGCGCCAGATCGCTCCGTGGTACGGCCGTGTGGCGGTGTTCATCGTCTGCCTGCTGGTGGCCGTGGTCGCGGCCCGTGGCACCCTGCGCCAGGGGCCTCCGCTGCGTTGGGGTGACGTCTATACCACCGATTCGAACTTCGCCAACCAGTTGGGCCTCAACGGCACGCTGTCGCTGGTGGCGGCGGCCAAGAGCCGGATGTCCGAAGACCGTGACAACATCTGGAAAGCCACCCTCGAGCAACCACTGGCACAGCAGACCGTGCGTGACATGCTGGTGTTGCCCGACGACAAGCTGGTGGATACCACCACCGCTGCCGTGCGCCGCGATTACACACCGCCGGCCGACAAGACCCTGCCGATCAAGAACGTGGTCGTGATTCTCATGGAAAGCATGGCCGGTCACTCGGTAGGCGCCCTGGGCGCACCGGGCAACATCACGCCGTACCTGGACAAGTTGTCCAAGGAAGGCCTGTTGTTCGACCGCTTCTTCTCCAACGGCACCCATACCCACCAGGGTATGTTCGCCACCATGGCGTGCTTCCCGAACCTGCCGGGCTTCGAATACCTGATGCAGACGCCGGAAGGCAGCCACAAGTTGTCGGGCCTGCCACAACTGCTCAGCGCCCGTGACTACGACGATGTGTATGTCTACAACGGCGATTTCGCCTGGGATAACCAGTCGGGGTTCTTCAGCAACCAGGGCATGACCAACTTCATCGGACGTAACGACTTCGTCAACCCGGTGTTCTCCGATCCGACCTGGGGCGTGTCCGACCAGGACATGTTCGACCGTGGCCTGATCGAGCTCAAGGCGCGGGAAAACGGCAAGCCGTTCTATGCCCTGCTGCAGACCCTGTCCAACCACACGCCGTATGCGCTGCCGACGCCGTTGCCGGTGGAGCGGGTCACCGACCGCGGCAGCCTGAACGAACACCTGACCGCCATGCGCTACGCCGACTGGGCGCTGGGTCAGTTCTTCGAGAAGGCGCGCAAGGAGCCTTACTTCAAGGAGACGCTGTTCGTCGTGGTCGGCGACCATGGTTTCGGTAACGAGCGCCAGATCACCGAGATGGACCTGGGCCGCTTCAACGTGCCGATGCTGTTGATCGGTCCGGGCATCCAGGAAAAATTCGGCCAGCGCAACCACACCGTGGGCACCCAGGTCGACATCGTCCCCACCATCATGGGGCGGATCGGCGGGGAGGTGCGCAACCAGTGCTGGGGCCGCGACCTGTTGAACCTGCCCGAAGGCGACACGGGGTTTGGTGTCATCAAGCCGTCAGGCAGTGATCAGACTACTGCGATTATCCAAGGCGACCGTATTCTGGTACTGCCAAAGGAAAAAGAAATGGGACCGAAGATGTTCCGCTACGAACTAGGGGCCAGTCCGCATGCCGAAGTCATCACGGATGCACCGGACACCTCTCAAATGAAGCTCAGGCTTGAATCGTTCCTGCAAACCGCCACCAAGAGCCTGCTGGATAACACCGCTGGCGTGGTGGACGGAAAGCCGGACTGA
- a CDS encoding YheU family protein encodes MLIPYDQLEVDTLTRLIEDFVTRDGTDNGDDTPLETRVLRVRQALTKGQAMIVFDPESEQCQLMLKHDVPKHLFD; translated from the coding sequence ATGCTGATCCCCTACGACCAACTCGAAGTCGACACGCTCACCCGCCTGATCGAAGACTTCGTGACCCGCGACGGCACCGACAACGGCGACGACACGCCCCTGGAAACCCGTGTACTGCGCGTCAGGCAAGCCTTGACCAAGGGCCAGGCAATGATCGTCTTCGACCCGGAGAGCGAGCAATGTCAGCTGATGCTCAAGCACGATGTGCCCAAACACCTATTTGACTGA